A window of Actinomadura rubteroloni contains these coding sequences:
- a CDS encoding DEAD/DEAH box helicase, with protein sequence MTLLDQLPTGDDLGPDSLYAAFESWVSGRGITLYPAQEEALIEVVSGANVVLATPTGSGKSLVAAGALFTALGREQVAFYTAPIKALVSEKFFDLCEMFGRENVGMMTGDASVNADAPIICCTAEVLANMALRDGADADVGVVVMDEFHFYAEPERGWAWQIPLLELPQAQFLLMSATLGDVEFFRTDLTRRTGRPTAVVSSAERPVPLIYDYRLTPLHETIEELLAERKAPIYLVHFTQAAAIERAQSLMSVNVCSKEEKARIAELIGGFRFTTKFGRNLSRFVRHGIGVHHAGMLPKYRRLVERLAQAGLLKVICGTDTLGVGVNVPIRTVVFTALSKYDGTRVRRLRAREFHQIAGRAGRAGYDTVGFVVAQAPEHVVENEKALAKAGDDPKKRRKVQRKKAPEGFVGWDADTFAKLQTAAPEMLRSRFQVSHAMLLSVIARPGNAYQAMKRLLTDNHEEPAARRRHISRAIAIYRSLLAGGVVESLPEPDAQGRWARITVDLQEDFALNQPLSTFALAAFEILDPSSPGYALDVLSVIEATLDDPRQILAAQENKARGEAVQAMKADGVEYEERMELLQDVTYAKPLEEELEAAYEVYRAGHPWVGDHPVSPKSVVRDMYERAMTFTEYIGYYELARTEGLVLRYLSGAYKALQQTVPESIKNDDLIDLIEWLGELVRQVDSSLLDEWEQLANPAASPDEIVEERVTRVTANARAFRVLVRNALFRRVELAALERYADLAALDPEFGADAWADAMDAYYDEHDELLTGPNARGPKLLQIEEVPADGLWRVRQVFDDPAGDHDWGITAEIDLAGSDEAGEAVLRVLAVDRL encoded by the coding sequence GTGACCCTCCTCGATCAGCTCCCCACCGGTGACGACCTCGGCCCCGACTCGCTCTACGCGGCGTTCGAGAGCTGGGTGTCCGGACGCGGCATCACCCTGTACCCGGCGCAGGAGGAGGCGCTGATCGAGGTCGTGTCGGGCGCGAACGTCGTCCTCGCCACGCCCACCGGGTCCGGCAAGAGCCTCGTCGCCGCGGGCGCGCTGTTCACCGCGCTCGGCCGCGAGCAGGTCGCGTTCTACACCGCGCCGATCAAGGCCCTGGTCTCGGAGAAGTTCTTCGACCTGTGCGAGATGTTCGGGCGCGAGAACGTCGGGATGATGACCGGCGACGCGTCCGTCAACGCCGACGCCCCGATCATCTGCTGCACCGCCGAGGTGCTCGCGAACATGGCGCTGCGCGACGGCGCGGACGCCGACGTCGGCGTCGTCGTGATGGACGAGTTCCACTTCTACGCCGAGCCCGAGCGCGGCTGGGCCTGGCAGATCCCGCTGCTGGAGCTGCCGCAGGCGCAGTTCCTGCTGATGTCGGCGACGCTCGGGGACGTCGAGTTCTTCCGCACCGACCTGACGCGCCGCACCGGGCGCCCCACCGCCGTCGTGTCGTCGGCGGAGCGGCCCGTCCCGCTGATCTACGACTACCGCCTGACGCCGCTGCACGAGACGATCGAGGAACTGCTCGCCGAGCGCAAGGCGCCGATCTACCTCGTCCACTTCACGCAGGCCGCCGCCATCGAGCGGGCGCAGTCGCTGATGAGCGTGAACGTGTGCAGCAAGGAGGAGAAGGCGCGCATCGCCGAGCTGATCGGCGGGTTCCGGTTCACGACGAAGTTCGGGCGGAACCTGTCGCGGTTCGTCCGGCACGGCATCGGCGTCCACCACGCCGGGATGCTGCCGAAGTACCGGCGGCTCGTGGAACGGCTCGCGCAGGCCGGGCTGCTCAAGGTCATCTGCGGGACGGACACGCTCGGCGTCGGGGTGAACGTCCCGATCCGGACGGTCGTGTTCACCGCCCTGTCCAAGTACGACGGGACGCGCGTGCGGCGGCTGCGCGCCCGCGAGTTCCACCAGATCGCGGGCCGCGCCGGACGCGCCGGCTACGACACCGTCGGGTTCGTCGTCGCCCAGGCCCCCGAGCACGTCGTGGAGAACGAGAAGGCGCTCGCCAAGGCCGGGGACGATCCGAAAAAGCGCCGCAAGGTCCAGCGCAAGAAGGCGCCGGAGGGCTTCGTCGGCTGGGACGCCGACACGTTCGCCAAGCTCCAGACCGCCGCGCCCGAGATGCTGCGGTCCCGGTTCCAGGTGAGCCACGCGATGCTGCTGTCGGTGATCGCGCGTCCCGGCAACGCCTACCAGGCGATGAAGCGGCTGCTCACCGACAACCACGAGGAGCCGGCCGCGCGCCGCCGCCACATCTCCCGCGCCATCGCGATCTACCGGTCGCTGCTGGCCGGGGGAGTGGTCGAGTCGCTGCCCGAGCCGGACGCGCAGGGCCGCTGGGCGCGCATCACCGTGGACCTCCAGGAGGACTTCGCGCTCAACCAGCCGCTGTCGACGTTCGCGCTCGCCGCGTTCGAGATCCTGGACCCGTCCTCGCCGGGGTACGCGCTGGACGTCCTGTCGGTGATCGAGGCGACGCTGGACGACCCGCGCCAGATCCTCGCCGCGCAGGAGAACAAGGCGCGCGGCGAGGCCGTCCAGGCGATGAAGGCCGACGGCGTCGAGTACGAGGAGCGGATGGAACTGCTCCAGGACGTCACCTACGCCAAGCCGCTGGAGGAGGAGCTGGAGGCGGCGTACGAGGTGTACCGGGCGGGGCATCCGTGGGTGGGGGACCATCCGGTCAGCCCGAAGTCGGTCGTCCGCGACATGTACGAGCGGGCGATGACGTTCACCGAGTACATCGGCTACTACGAGCTGGCGCGCACCGAAGGGCTCGTCCTGCGGTACCTGTCGGGCGCGTACAAGGCGCTCCAGCAGACCGTCCCGGAGTCGATCAAGAACGACGACCTCATCGACCTCATCGAGTGGCTCGGCGAACTGGTCCGCCAGGTGGACTCCAGCCTGCTGGACGAGTGGGAGCAGCTCGCCAACCCCGCCGCGTCGCCGGACGAGATCGTCGAGGAGCGAGTCACCCGCGTCACGGCCAACGCGCGGGCGTTCCGCGTGCTGGTCCGCAACGCGCTGTTCCGCCGCGTCGAGCTGGCCGCGCTCGAACGCTACGCCGACCTCGCCGCCCTCGACCCGGAGTTCGGCGCGGACGCCTGGGCCGACGCGATGGACGCCTACTACGACGAGCACGACGAGCTTCTCACCGGCCCGAACGCGCGCGGCCCCAAGCTGCTCCAGATCGAGGAGGTCCCGGCGGACGGCCTGTGGCGCGTCCGCCAGGTCTTCGACGACCCGGCGGGCGACCACGACTGGGGCATCACCGCCGAGATCGACCTGGCGGGCTCCGACGAGGCCGGCGAGGCGGTCCTCCGCGTCCTCGCGGTCGACCGCCTATAA
- the gndA gene encoding NADP-dependent phosphogluconate dehydrogenase encodes MEQARIGVTGLAVMGRNLARNFARHGHAVALHNRTAARTRELVEQFGDEGTFIPTETAEDFVAALERPRKLVVMVKAGAPTDAVIEEFAPLLEPGDMIIDGGNAHFLDTRRREADLRRRGLLFVGTGVSGGEEGALNGPSIMPGGSAEAYASLGPLLEDIAATVDGTPCCTHVGADGAGHFVKMVHNGIEYADMQLIAESYDLLRHAVGLEPAEIAEVFRTWNTGRLESYLIEITAEILDHADPETGQPFVDVVLDRAEQKGTGRWTVQSALDLGVPVAGIAEAVFARSVSGHTGLRAAAAGLPGPRPNSADASAPGLADAIEKALYASKIVAYAQGFHQIEAGAAEYGWEVDAGAMATIWRGGCIIRARFLDRIRAAYAADPHLPTLLTDEHFAQALGDAQDAWRSVVAAAARAGIPAPGFSSALAYYDALRAGRLPAALTQAQRDFFGAHTYRRTDRDGSYHTLWGGDRSEVTA; translated from the coding sequence ATGGAGCAGGCACGCATCGGCGTCACGGGGCTCGCCGTCATGGGCCGGAACCTGGCCCGCAACTTCGCCCGGCACGGCCACGCCGTCGCCCTCCACAACCGGACGGCGGCGCGCACCCGGGAACTGGTCGAGCAGTTCGGGGACGAGGGGACGTTCATCCCCACCGAGACCGCCGAGGACTTCGTCGCGGCCCTGGAGCGGCCCCGCAAGCTCGTCGTCATGGTCAAGGCCGGGGCGCCCACGGACGCGGTCATCGAGGAGTTCGCGCCGCTGCTGGAGCCCGGCGACATGATCATCGACGGCGGCAACGCGCACTTCCTGGACACCCGCCGCCGCGAGGCCGACCTGCGCCGCCGGGGCCTGCTGTTCGTCGGCACCGGCGTGTCGGGCGGCGAGGAGGGCGCGCTGAACGGCCCGAGCATCATGCCCGGCGGCTCGGCCGAGGCGTACGCGTCGCTCGGCCCGCTGCTGGAGGACATCGCCGCGACGGTGGACGGCACGCCCTGCTGCACCCACGTCGGCGCGGACGGCGCGGGCCACTTCGTCAAGATGGTGCACAACGGCATCGAGTACGCCGACATGCAGCTCATCGCCGAGTCCTACGACCTGCTGCGGCACGCCGTCGGGCTGGAGCCCGCCGAGATCGCCGAGGTGTTCCGCACCTGGAACACCGGACGGCTGGAGTCCTACCTCATCGAGATCACCGCCGAGATCCTCGACCACGCCGACCCCGAGACCGGGCAGCCGTTCGTGGACGTCGTCCTGGACCGGGCCGAGCAGAAGGGCACCGGACGCTGGACGGTGCAGAGCGCGCTGGACCTCGGCGTCCCCGTCGCGGGCATCGCCGAGGCGGTGTTCGCCCGCTCGGTCTCCGGCCACACCGGGCTGCGCGCGGCGGCGGCCGGGCTGCCGGGGCCGCGCCCGAACTCGGCGGACGCGTCCGCGCCCGGCCTCGCCGACGCGATCGAGAAGGCGCTGTACGCGTCCAAGATCGTCGCCTACGCGCAGGGGTTCCACCAGATCGAGGCGGGCGCCGCCGAGTACGGCTGGGAGGTCGACGCGGGCGCGATGGCGACGATCTGGCGCGGCGGCTGCATCATCCGCGCCCGGTTCCTCGACCGCATCCGCGCCGCCTACGCCGCCGACCCGCACCTGCCGACGCTGCTCACCGACGAGCACTTCGCGCAGGCCCTCGGCGACGCGCAGGACGCGTGGCGCTCGGTCGTCGCCGCCGCCGCGCGGGCCGGCATCCCCGCGCCCGGCTTCTCCAGCGCGCTCGCCTACTACGACGCGCTGCGCGCCGGGCGCCTGCCCGCCGCGCTCACCCAGGCCCAGCGCGACTTCTTCGGAGCGCACACCTACCGCCGCACCGACCGGGACGGCTCCTACCACACGCTCTGGGGCGGCGACCGCTCCGAGGTCACCGCCTGA
- a CDS encoding beta-phosphoglucomutase family hydrolase: MLGLPDEVTACLFDLDGVLTRTAAVHAAAWKRMFDAYLKERSERTGEPFRPFDLRNDYATYVDGKQRADGTRSFLASRGIELPDGAPGDPPDAETVAGLGNRKNALVLALIEQDGVEVFEGSVAFVRAARAAGLKTAVVSSSANTEQVLRVTGIEDLFDTRVDGVVAAERNLPGKPAPDTFLEGARELGVPAARAAVFEDALAGVQAGRAGAFGYVVGVNRVDAEHAAALAAHGADRVVDDLSELTGDTG; encoded by the coding sequence ATGCTGGGACTACCCGACGAGGTGACGGCCTGCCTGTTCGATCTGGACGGGGTCCTCACGCGGACGGCCGCGGTCCACGCCGCGGCGTGGAAGCGCATGTTCGACGCCTACCTGAAGGAACGGTCCGAGCGGACGGGTGAGCCGTTCCGCCCGTTCGACCTGCGCAACGACTACGCGACCTACGTCGACGGGAAGCAGCGCGCGGACGGCACCCGCTCGTTCCTCGCGTCGCGCGGGATCGAACTGCCCGACGGCGCGCCCGGCGACCCGCCGGACGCCGAGACGGTCGCCGGGCTCGGAAACCGCAAGAACGCGCTGGTGCTCGCGCTGATCGAGCAGGACGGCGTCGAGGTCTTCGAGGGCTCGGTCGCGTTCGTCCGGGCGGCGCGGGCGGCGGGGCTGAAGACGGCCGTGGTGTCGTCCAGCGCCAACACCGAACAGGTCCTGCGCGTCACCGGCATCGAGGACCTGTTCGACACCCGCGTGGACGGCGTCGTCGCCGCCGAGCGGAACCTGCCGGGCAAGCCCGCGCCGGACACGTTCCTGGAGGGCGCGCGGGAACTCGGCGTGCCGGCGGCGCGGGCGGCGGTGTTCGAGGACGCGCTGGCGGGCGTCCAGGCGGGCCGGGCCGGGGCGTTCGGGTACGTCGTCGGGGTGAACCGCGTGGACGCCGAGCACGCCGCCGCGCTGGCCGCGCACGGCGCCGACCGCGTCGTGGACGATCTTTCCGAGCTGACGGGGGACACAGGGTGA
- a CDS encoding glycoside hydrolase family 65 protein: protein MSDQEPERPLFRVEPWVVRETDLRLDRLAQTESVFALSNGHLGLRGNLDEGEPHGLPGTYLNSFYEARPLPSAEAAYGNPESGQTVINVTNGKIIRLLVDDEPLDVRYGRLHRHERVLDLRAGTLTRELEWTSPADRTVRVTSVRLVSLTQRAVAAISYEVEPVGDPVRVVVQSELVANEALPEGDGRDPRGTAALRAPLVGEEHMAGHNKVVLVHGTRVSGLRMAAGMAHEIEAPGRLSVDDESSEDVGRTTIATRLEPGQKLRIVKYVAYGWSGRRSRPALHDQVVGALAGARQTGFDGLLDEQRTYLDEFWRGADVEVDGDAELQQAARFGLFHILQAGARAERRLIPSKGLTGPGYDGHTFWDSETYVLPVLTYTQPDAAADALSWRHMTLPLACERARQLGLDGAAFPWRTIRGQECSGYWPAGTAAFHINADIADAVVRYVDATGNEQFEREVGLEIVVATARLWRSLGHHDVEGVFRIDGVTGPDEYSAIADNNIYTNLMARRNLQEAARMAMRHPDLADRLGVSSEEAASWRDAAAAMFIPYDDRLGVHPQSEGFTNHAPWDFEDTPPENYPLLLNYPYFDLYRKQVVKQADLVLALHLCDEAFTAEQKARDFEYYETLTVRDSSLSAQTQAVIAAEVGHLELAHDYLGETALVDLHDLNANTRDGLHIAALAGAWTGLVAGFGGMRARDGLLRFTPRLPGGISRLAFRMRYRDNRIKITVTADKARYELLEGPGLKLVHHATDLTLGDEPAEIAIPPLPPREPPTQPAGREPAPRRIDPRGHEVRTPS, encoded by the coding sequence GTGAGCGACCAGGAACCGGAACGGCCGCTGTTCCGGGTGGAGCCGTGGGTGGTCCGCGAGACCGACCTGCGACTGGACCGGCTCGCGCAGACCGAGTCGGTGTTCGCGCTGTCCAACGGCCATCTCGGGCTGCGCGGCAACCTGGACGAGGGCGAGCCGCACGGCCTGCCCGGCACGTATCTGAACTCCTTCTACGAGGCCCGTCCGCTGCCGAGCGCGGAGGCCGCGTACGGGAACCCCGAGTCGGGGCAGACGGTCATCAACGTCACCAACGGCAAGATCATCCGGCTGCTGGTGGACGACGAGCCGCTGGACGTCCGCTACGGGCGCCTGCACCGGCACGAACGGGTCCTGGACCTGCGCGCGGGCACGCTGACGCGCGAGCTGGAGTGGACGTCGCCCGCCGACCGGACCGTCCGCGTCACGTCGGTGCGGCTGGTGTCGCTGACGCAGCGGGCCGTCGCGGCGATCTCCTACGAGGTCGAGCCGGTGGGCGACCCCGTCCGGGTCGTCGTGCAGTCGGAGCTGGTGGCCAACGAGGCGCTGCCCGAAGGCGACGGCCGGGACCCGCGCGGCACGGCCGCGCTGCGCGCCCCGCTCGTCGGCGAAGAGCACATGGCCGGGCACAACAAGGTCGTGCTCGTCCACGGCACGCGGGTCAGCGGGCTGCGGATGGCGGCGGGGATGGCGCACGAGATCGAGGCGCCCGGCCGGCTTTCGGTGGACGACGAGTCCAGCGAGGACGTCGGCCGCACCACCATCGCGACCCGGCTGGAGCCGGGGCAGAAGCTGCGGATCGTCAAGTACGTCGCGTACGGGTGGTCGGGGCGCCGGTCCCGGCCCGCGCTGCACGACCAGGTGGTCGGGGCGCTCGCGGGCGCCCGGCAGACCGGGTTCGACGGCCTGCTGGACGAGCAGCGCACCTACCTGGACGAGTTCTGGCGCGGCGCGGACGTCGAGGTCGACGGCGACGCCGAACTCCAGCAGGCCGCACGGTTCGGGCTGTTCCACATCCTCCAGGCGGGGGCGCGCGCGGAGCGGCGGCTGATCCCGTCCAAGGGGCTGACCGGGCCGGGCTACGACGGGCACACGTTCTGGGACTCCGAGACGTACGTCCTGCCCGTCCTCACCTACACCCAGCCCGACGCCGCCGCCGACGCGCTGTCGTGGCGGCACATGACGCTGCCGCTGGCGTGCGAGCGCGCCCGCCAGCTCGGCCTGGACGGCGCGGCGTTCCCGTGGCGGACGATCCGGGGCCAGGAGTGCTCGGGCTACTGGCCCGCCGGGACGGCCGCGTTCCACATCAACGCCGACATCGCCGACGCCGTCGTCCGGTACGTGGACGCGACGGGCAACGAGCAGTTCGAGCGCGAGGTCGGGCTGGAGATCGTCGTGGCGACGGCGCGGCTGTGGCGCAGCCTCGGCCACCACGACGTCGAGGGCGTGTTCCGGATCGACGGCGTCACCGGCCCGGACGAGTACAGCGCCATCGCCGACAACAACATCTACACGAACCTGATGGCCCGCCGGAACCTCCAGGAGGCGGCGCGGATGGCGATGCGCCACCCCGACCTCGCCGACCGGCTCGGCGTGTCGTCGGAGGAGGCGGCGTCCTGGCGGGACGCGGCGGCGGCGATGTTCATCCCCTACGACGACCGGCTCGGCGTCCATCCGCAGTCGGAGGGGTTCACCAACCACGCGCCGTGGGACTTCGAGGACACGCCGCCCGAGAACTACCCGCTGCTGCTCAACTACCCGTACTTCGACCTGTACCGCAAGCAGGTGGTGAAGCAGGCGGACCTGGTCCTCGCGCTCCATCTGTGCGACGAGGCGTTCACGGCCGAGCAGAAGGCCCGCGACTTCGAGTACTACGAGACGCTGACCGTCCGGGACTCGTCGCTGTCCGCGCAGACGCAGGCGGTGATCGCCGCCGAGGTCGGGCACCTGGAGCTGGCGCACGACTACCTCGGCGAGACCGCCCTGGTCGACCTGCACGACCTGAACGCCAACACCCGCGACGGCCTGCACATCGCGGCGCTCGCGGGCGCGTGGACGGGCCTGGTCGCCGGGTTCGGCGGGATGCGGGCGCGCGACGGGCTGCTGCGGTTCACGCCCCGGCTGCCCGGCGGGATCAGCCGGCTGGCGTTCCGGATGCGGTACCGGGACAACCGGATCAAGATCACGGTGACGGCGGACAAGGCGCGCTACGAGCTGCTGGAGGGGCCGGGGCTGAAGCTCGTCCACCACGCGACGGACCTGACGCTCGGCGACGAGCCCGCCGAGATCGCGATCCCGCCGCTGCCGCCGCGCGAGCCGCCGACGCAGCCCGCCGGGCGCGAGCCCGCGCCGCGCCGGATCGACCCGCGCGGGCACGAGGTGCGGACGCCGTCCTGA
- the soxR gene encoding redox-sensitive transcriptional activator SoxR, translated as MSRLEFRVNELTVGQLAERSGVAVSALHFYESKGLIESRRTAGNQRRFARDALRRVAFIKVSQRVGIPLSDIRAALDTLPEGRTPTAADWQRLSELWRADLDARIDQLRRLRDDLDDCIGCGCLSISRCALANPYDRLGDDGPGPRRLLTGTAPAPAPADAGEPSLPDGCASC; from the coding sequence ATGTCGCGTCTGGAATTCCGGGTCAACGAGCTGACCGTCGGGCAGCTCGCCGAACGGAGCGGGGTCGCCGTCTCGGCGCTCCACTTCTACGAGTCCAAGGGGCTCATCGAGAGCCGGCGGACGGCGGGCAACCAGCGCCGCTTCGCCCGGGACGCGCTGCGCCGGGTCGCGTTCATCAAGGTGTCGCAGCGCGTCGGGATCCCGCTCAGCGACATCCGCGCCGCGCTCGACACCCTCCCCGAGGGCCGGACGCCGACGGCGGCGGACTGGCAGCGGCTGTCGGAGCTGTGGCGCGCCGACCTGGACGCCCGCATCGACCAGCTCCGGCGGCTGCGCGACGACCTCGACGACTGCATCGGCTGCGGCTGCCTGTCGATCAGCAGATGCGCGCTCGCCAACCCCTACGACCGGCTCGGCGACGACGGGCCGGGACCGCGCCGCCTGCTCACCGGCACGGCCCCGGCCCCCGCACCCGCCGACGCGGGGGAGCCGTCCCTGCCCGACGGCTGCGCGTCCTGCTGA
- a CDS encoding AAA family ATPase — protein sequence MGDASSRDAVAGSMFSDPFRGFDSLTGRPFEAPEAWRADLGRFLSDTGRDLVRRGLEHAARRGAADLDVVDLLGAAAAEDPARALLRAAGAEPDALLARIGDLADGEPGDPPVTLTPAAKRALLDAQRVSRALEAGYLGPEHLLLGVAAGTDTAAVRLLTAQGVTANEIQNALLARPSLGGPGRGRGAGPSRTPVLDSCGRDVTAEARTGALDPVVGREEVIAETVEILARRTRNNPCLIGEPGVGKTSVLEGVAQRIVDGAVPEPLKDLRVLALDLARIAAGSRAETADRVARMLEEIRGSAGELVVFVDGVEVLAGSGDAASLLMPALADGDVHVVAAGTTAEFRRAVGRNAALDRRFQPVLVAEPTPDGTVEILAGLRDKYEAHHQVKIADTALDAAARLSARHVHGRFQPDKAVDVLDRAAARVRLRALSPRDDVRELEQRLGALHRDKEQAVADEDFPRAERLRVEIEELRPQLDRARRGRPRDWREHDDDGAVSEGAPEVTAADIAEVVAQMTGISVDRLTEEERGRLIRLEEHIGERIVGQEQAVAAIGETVRRARAGLADPDRPLGSFVFVGPPGVGKTESARALADVLFGGSGRLTLIDLAEYGEAFTVGRLIGRPPGYVGYEEEGQLTEAVRRRPHGVVVLDAIERAHPAVREVVLRMLDEGRVTDGQGRTIDFGTTIIVLTTGVGGQRVLEAGRDSPDLRHEVLDLLVAELGSELIDRVDETIVFARLDHPQLRAVVDLFVRGTQDRLAGQGVGLEVTVAARDLLAEHGHRPGAGARPLRGTVRRELDGPLARMLLGGDLTEGDTVHVDRTGDDVAISVTPAGS from the coding sequence ATGGGGGACGCATCCAGCAGGGACGCCGTGGCCGGTTCGATGTTCAGCGACCCGTTCCGCGGGTTCGACTCCCTGACCGGACGGCCGTTCGAGGCTCCCGAGGCGTGGCGCGCCGACCTCGGCCGGTTCCTCAGCGACACTGGCCGCGACCTCGTCCGGCGCGGGCTGGAGCACGCCGCCCGGCGCGGCGCCGCCGACCTGGACGTCGTGGACCTGCTCGGCGCGGCGGCGGCGGAGGACCCCGCGCGGGCCCTGCTGCGCGCGGCGGGCGCCGAACCGGACGCGCTGCTGGCCCGGATCGGCGACCTCGCCGACGGCGAGCCCGGCGACCCGCCCGTCACGCTGACCCCGGCGGCCAAGCGCGCCCTGCTGGACGCGCAGCGGGTCTCGCGGGCGCTGGAGGCCGGCTATCTCGGCCCGGAACACCTGCTGCTCGGCGTCGCCGCCGGGACGGACACGGCGGCGGTCCGGCTGCTCACCGCGCAGGGCGTCACCGCCAACGAGATCCAGAACGCGCTGCTGGCCCGTCCGTCGCTCGGCGGGCCGGGGCGCGGGCGCGGCGCCGGGCCGTCCCGGACGCCCGTGCTCGACTCCTGCGGACGCGACGTCACCGCCGAGGCCCGCACCGGGGCGCTGGACCCGGTCGTCGGCCGCGAAGAGGTGATCGCCGAGACGGTCGAGATCCTCGCCCGCCGCACCCGCAACAACCCGTGCCTCATCGGCGAGCCCGGCGTCGGGAAGACGTCGGTGCTGGAGGGCGTCGCGCAGCGGATCGTGGACGGCGCCGTCCCCGAACCGCTCAAGGACCTGCGCGTCCTCGCCCTCGACCTGGCCCGCATCGCCGCCGGGAGCCGCGCCGAGACCGCCGACCGCGTCGCGCGGATGCTGGAGGAGATCCGCGGGTCCGCCGGGGAGCTCGTGGTGTTCGTGGACGGCGTCGAGGTCCTCGCCGGGTCCGGGGACGCCGCGAGCCTGCTCATGCCCGCGCTCGCCGACGGGGACGTCCACGTCGTCGCCGCCGGGACGACCGCCGAGTTCCGCCGCGCGGTCGGGCGCAACGCCGCGCTGGACCGGCGCTTCCAGCCCGTCCTGGTCGCCGAGCCCACCCCGGACGGGACGGTCGAGATCCTCGCCGGGCTGCGCGACAAGTACGAGGCCCACCACCAGGTGAAGATCGCCGACACCGCGCTCGACGCCGCCGCGCGGCTGTCGGCCCGGCACGTCCACGGCCGGTTCCAGCCCGACAAGGCCGTGGACGTCCTCGACCGCGCCGCCGCCCGCGTCCGGCTGCGGGCGCTGTCGCCGCGCGACGACGTCCGCGAGCTGGAGCAGCGGCTCGGCGCGCTGCACCGCGACAAGGAGCAGGCCGTCGCCGACGAGGACTTCCCGCGCGCCGAACGGCTCCGCGTGGAGATCGAGGAGCTGCGGCCCCAGCTCGACCGGGCGCGGCGCGGCCGTCCCCGCGACTGGCGCGAGCACGACGACGACGGCGCCGTGTCCGAGGGCGCGCCCGAGGTGACGGCCGCCGACATCGCCGAGGTCGTCGCGCAGATGACCGGGATCTCCGTGGACCGCCTCACCGAGGAGGAGCGCGGGCGGCTGATCCGGCTGGAGGAGCACATCGGCGAGCGGATCGTCGGGCAGGAGCAGGCCGTCGCGGCGATCGGGGAGACCGTCCGCCGCGCCCGCGCCGGGCTCGCCGACCCCGACCGTCCGCTCGGGTCGTTCGTGTTCGTCGGGCCGCCGGGCGTCGGCAAGACCGAGTCGGCGCGGGCGCTCGCCGACGTGCTGTTCGGCGGGTCGGGGCGGCTGACGCTGATCGACCTCGCCGAGTACGGCGAGGCGTTCACGGTGGGGCGCCTCATCGGCCGTCCGCCCGGCTACGTCGGCTACGAGGAGGAGGGGCAGCTCACCGAGGCCGTCCGGCGGCGCCCGCACGGCGTCGTGGTGCTGGACGCCATCGAGCGCGCGCACCCGGCCGTCCGCGAGGTCGTGCTGCGGATGCTGGACGAAGGCCGCGTCACCGACGGGCAGGGCCGCACGATCGACTTCGGGACGACCATCATCGTCCTCACCACCGGGGTCGGCGGGCAGCGGGTTCTGGAGGCGGGCCGCGACAGCCCGGACCTGCGGCACGAGGTGCTGGACCTGCTCGTCGCCGAACTCGGGTCCGAGCTGATCGACCGCGTGGACGAGACGATCGTCTTCGCCCGCCTGGACCATCCGCAGCTCCGCGCCGTCGTGGACCTGTTCGTGCGCGGCACGCAGGACCGGCTCGCCGGGCAGGGCGTCGGGCTGGAGGTGACCGTGGCGGCCCGCGACCTGCTCGCCGAGCACGGGCACCGGCCCGGCGCGGGCGCCCGGCCGCTGCGCGGGACCGTCCGGCGCGAACTGGACGGCCCGCTCGCCCGGATGCTGCTCGGCGGCGACCTGACGGAGGGCGACACCGTCCACGTCGACCGGACGGGCGACGACGTCGCGATCTCCGTCACGCCCGCCGGTTCCTAG